In a genomic window of Lacrimispora sp. BS-2:
- the sufD gene encoding Fe-S cluster assembly protein SufD, giving the protein MNTTLEKLNRLQLPTWSMLKINDTAVTIDLDGMPAYGGNPLQKEYSGIQFSLEPALEVTETSPVILRDIREYAAALCNYRLHITIPAGFTAKEPVVLDFHLGAGSALLSDQLFISAEAGSSATVVLRYASDEDANCFHCGYTKLHAKADANIRLVKAQRLAENHTGVDATEINVDTGAAAHVILIEAGSQKSVSSCSIQLAGNGASADLDGAYAVNRERELDFNYRIEYKAENTQGNINVRGVLLDKARKVAKSTLDFLPGAAGAKGREEESVLVLGSDAVNRSAPLLLCGEDDVEGQHATTTGKLDENKLFYLMSRGVRKSEARKLIALASFNSVLEKIEPDSLQEEISSFIQEVLGDAD; this is encoded by the coding sequence ATGAATACTACCCTAGAAAAGCTTAACAGGCTGCAGCTTCCAACATGGAGCATGCTTAAAATAAACGATACAGCCGTAACGATAGATCTTGACGGAATGCCCGCATATGGCGGGAATCCACTGCAAAAGGAATATTCAGGGATTCAGTTCAGCCTTGAACCCGCATTGGAGGTAACGGAAACTTCTCCCGTCATCCTTCGGGATATCCGGGAATACGCGGCGGCGCTTTGCAATTACCGCCTGCATATTACGATCCCGGCAGGGTTTACAGCAAAAGAGCCGGTTGTGCTGGACTTTCATCTAGGCGCGGGCAGCGCTCTGCTGTCGGATCAGCTGTTCATCAGCGCGGAAGCCGGAAGCAGCGCAACAGTGGTTTTGCGGTATGCATCGGACGAGGACGCAAACTGTTTCCATTGTGGATACACAAAGCTTCATGCGAAAGCAGACGCAAATATCAGACTGGTAAAAGCGCAACGATTGGCTGAGAATCATACAGGTGTTGACGCGACAGAGATAAACGTTGATACAGGGGCAGCCGCACATGTGATCCTGATTGAAGCAGGATCACAAAAATCCGTTTCCAGCTGCAGCATACAGCTTGCAGGAAACGGCGCGTCCGCTGATTTGGACGGCGCTTACGCTGTCAACCGGGAAAGGGAGCTTGATTTTAATTACCGCATTGAATACAAGGCGGAAAACACCCAGGGTAATATAAACGTCCGGGGCGTGCTGCTGGACAAGGCGCGCAAAGTGGCAAAAAGTACCCTTGATTTTCTTCCAGGCGCGGCAGGAGCAAAAGGACGGGAAGAAGAAAGCGTACTGGTGCTTGGCTCTGATGCGGTCAACCGTTCCGCACCGCTGCTCTTGTGCGGCGAGGATGATGTGGAAGGACAGCACGCCACCACCACCGGAAAACTCGACGAAAACAAGCTCTTTTACTTAATGAGCCGCGGGGTAAGAAAAAGTGAGGCGCGGAAACTGATTGCGCTGGCGTCATTCAATTCTGTTTTGGAAAAAATAGAGCCAGACAGCCTTCAGGAAGAAATTTCCTCATTTATTCAGGAGGTGCTGGGCGATGCGGACTAA
- a CDS encoding L-ribulose-5-phosphate 3-epimerase: MKTYTLGLYEKSMPAELSWKEKLEAAKNAGFDFLEMSIDETEEKLGRLEMTSQERLELLELTKTVGIPIGTMCLSGHRKYPLGSHDPAIKEKSMEIMKKAIELASDLGIRIIQLAGYDVYYEESDDETRQYFIDNLKKAAEMAASAGVVLGFETMETGFMNTVEKAMEYVKQVSSVYLNVYPDIGNITNAAFTYGTDVLEDLKLGSGRLAAMHLKETKPGIFREVPYGEGHVDFKKAIETAWKLGVRKYVAEFWYTGNPSWKEDLVTANLKMSEILREQE, translated from the coding sequence ATGAAAACCTATACCCTTGGGTTGTATGAAAAGTCAATGCCGGCTGAATTAAGCTGGAAAGAAAAGCTGGAAGCTGCAAAGAACGCCGGTTTTGATTTCCTGGAAATGAGTATAGATGAAACAGAGGAAAAGCTGGGACGTCTTGAAATGACTTCACAGGAACGGCTGGAGCTGCTGGAATTGACAAAGACCGTTGGCATTCCTATAGGTACCATGTGTTTAAGCGGACACCGGAAGTATCCCCTGGGAAGCCATGACCCGGCAATCAAGGAAAAAAGCATGGAAATCATGAAAAAGGCCATAGAACTGGCGTCGGATCTGGGAATCCGGATTATCCAGCTGGCCGGGTATGATGTGTACTATGAAGAATCCGATGATGAAACCAGGCAGTATTTTATCGACAACTTAAAAAAGGCTGCTGAAATGGCCGCATCAGCCGGTGTGGTACTTGGATTTGAAACCATGGAGACCGGATTCATGAATACGGTGGAAAAAGCCATGGAATACGTGAAGCAGGTTTCTTCTGTCTACTTAAATGTTTATCCCGATATAGGGAACATAACAAACGCTGCGTTCACCTATGGAACCGATGTATTAGAGGATTTAAAGCTTGGAAGCGGGCGGTTGGCTGCTATGCATTTAAAAGAGACGAAACCAGGCATATTCCGTGAGGTTCCTTATGGAGAGGGCCATGTGGACTTTAAAAAGGCCATTGAGACAGCCTGGAAGCTTGGAGTAAGGAAATATGTGGCGGAATTCTGGTATACTGGGAACCCCTCCTGGAAAGAAGATCTGGTTACGGCAAATCTTAAAATGTCGGAAATATTGAGGGAACAGGAATGA
- the sufC gene encoding Fe-S cluster assembly ATPase SufC gives MLTISKLRACAGDNEILKGVDLTINPGETHVIMGPNGAGKSTLASVIMGHPDYTVTGGSIAFEGKDITYTKTDERARNGIFMTFQNPEEVDGITVESFLRTARYAVTGNNERAWDFHKELKELMARLDFDESYATRYLNVGFSGGEKKKHEILQMLALHPKLAILDETDSGLDVDAVKTVSEGVRGYKNEENALLIITHSTKILENINVDMVHILIDGQIIKTGDESLIDEVNRCGFTSLSPAKAIEEVT, from the coding sequence ATGCTTACTATTTCTAAATTAAGGGCTTGTGCAGGTGATAACGAAATCCTCAAGGGAGTAGATTTAACAATAAATCCAGGAGAGACCCATGTGATCATGGGACCAAACGGCGCAGGAAAGTCTACGCTGGCGAGTGTCATCATGGGACATCCGGACTATACGGTGACGGGAGGCAGCATCGCATTTGAAGGAAAAGACATCACCTATACCAAAACAGATGAAAGAGCGAGAAACGGCATCTTTATGACATTTCAAAATCCTGAGGAAGTAGACGGGATCACTGTGGAAAGCTTTCTGCGCACGGCCCGGTATGCGGTTACCGGTAACAACGAGCGGGCCTGGGACTTCCACAAGGAATTAAAAGAGCTTATGGCGCGTCTGGATTTTGACGAAAGTTACGCCACAAGGTATTTAAACGTCGGGTTTTCAGGCGGGGAAAAGAAGAAACATGAAATATTGCAGATGCTGGCGCTTCACCCAAAGCTGGCTATTTTGGATGAAACCGATTCAGGCCTGGATGTTGACGCCGTCAAAACGGTATCTGAGGGTGTACGAGGCTATAAAAATGAAGAAAACGCACTGCTGATCATCACCCATAGCACGAAAATTTTAGAAAATATCAATGTTGATATGGTACACATTTTGATTGACGGGCAGATTATCAAAACCGGAGATGAATCGCTGATTGATGAGGTGAATCGCTGCGGCTTCACTTCTCTCTCACCTGCCAAAGCGATCGAGGAGGTGACATGA
- the sufU gene encoding Fe-S cluster assembly sulfur transfer protein SufU, whose translation MELNEIYTEIITEHSTSTRNRHHLEQASVSLAGKNPSCGDEIELELLIEHGRITDASFTGTGCAISQASTSMMIDLIKGKSLSEAKCLAELFTAMIQRKITNDQDLEPLEEAAALKSISNLPARVKCAAMPWHTLETAVSENDTP comes from the coding sequence TTGGAGCTAAATGAGATTTATACAGAAATCATTACCGAACACAGCACTTCCACTAGAAACCGCCATCATCTGGAACAGGCCAGCGTTAGTCTGGCAGGGAAAAATCCCAGTTGCGGAGATGAAATAGAACTCGAATTGCTGATCGAGCACGGCCGGATCACGGACGCTTCCTTTACCGGCACAGGCTGTGCGATTTCTCAGGCATCAACCTCAATGATGATTGACTTGATAAAAGGAAAGTCTCTCTCCGAGGCAAAATGTCTTGCGGAATTGTTTACCGCGATGATACAGCGCAAAATAACAAATGACCAGGACCTAGAGCCCCTTGAAGAAGCCGCCGCATTAAAAAGTATTTCTAATCTGCCCGCACGGGTAAAATGTGCGGCTATGCCGTGGCACACTCTTGAAACAGCCGTATCGGAAAACGATACGCCGTAG
- a CDS encoding PTS sugar transporter subunit IIA, with protein sequence MLRDFVEKKHYKFAREAKDWEDAVRMSCECLEEDGTVEGNYKEEIIACIKKYGPYIIILPDIAMPHSQEGAEGVHKTSIAFMKLDKPVSFDADDPEKDAQLFFTLASCNPDQHLDNMTRLSELLSNEEVLAELKKAKNSEDLLRIQERYLD encoded by the coding sequence ATGCTGAGAGATTTTGTGGAGAAGAAACATTATAAATTTGCCAGAGAAGCAAAGGATTGGGAGGATGCGGTCCGGATGAGCTGTGAATGCCTGGAGGAGGATGGGACGGTAGAAGGAAATTATAAGGAAGAAATCATTGCCTGTATTAAAAAATACGGCCCTTATATCATTATTTTACCGGACATAGCCATGCCACATTCCCAGGAGGGAGCAGAAGGCGTACACAAGACCAGTATCGCCTTTATGAAACTGGATAAGCCGGTCAGCTTTGATGCGGATGACCCGGAAAAGGATGCACAGCTTTTCTTTACGCTGGCCTCCTGCAATCCGGATCAGCATCTGGATAATATGACCCGGTTATCGGAGCTGCTTAGCAATGAGGAAGTACTTGCTGAACTGAAAAAAGCCAAAAATTCAGAGGATTTGCTGCGGATTCAGGAACGATATTTGGATTAA
- the sufB gene encoding Fe-S cluster assembly protein SufB: MERKKTQVEEINRDAYDIANPENAAYKVDKGLTAEIVTDISTEKNEPGWMLEHRLQSLAVYERLPLPNWGPSLHELDMNHIVTYVRPNMAMTDNWNEVPEEIKQTFDRLGIPEAEKLALSGVGAQYDSEVVYHSIKEEMRQQGVIYTDMDTALHEYEDIVKKHFMKLLPATAHKFAALHGAVWSGGSFVYVPKDVEVHMPLQSYFRLNAPGAGQFEHTLIILEEGARLHFIEGCSAPRYNALNLHAGCVELYVGENATLRYSTIENWSRNMMNLNSKCAAVEKNGAIEWVSGTFGSHITMLYPSSILRGDGARSEFTGITFAAAGQELDTGTKVIHAAPNTSSTVSSKSISKSGGKAIYRSAVTVLPEAKNSKSSVSCESLMLDRESRSDTIPVMDIRNDEVDIGHEAKIGRISEETVFYLMTRGIGENEAKALIVRGFVEPITKELPLEYAVEMNRLVALEFEGGIG, from the coding sequence ATGGAACGTAAAAAAACACAGGTTGAGGAAATCAACCGTGACGCCTATGACATTGCAAACCCGGAAAACGCCGCGTACAAGGTAGATAAAGGGCTGACTGCGGAAATCGTTACCGATATTTCCACCGAAAAAAACGAACCGGGCTGGATGTTAGAACACCGGTTACAATCCCTTGCCGTTTATGAACGGCTTCCTCTTCCAAATTGGGGACCGAGCCTTCACGAATTGGATATGAACCATATCGTCACCTATGTCCGCCCAAATATGGCGATGACGGATAATTGGAACGAGGTTCCCGAAGAAATCAAGCAGACATTTGACCGGCTGGGTATCCCTGAAGCGGAAAAACTGGCGCTCTCCGGCGTGGGAGCACAATATGATTCTGAGGTCGTTTATCACAGCATTAAAGAAGAGATGCGCCAGCAGGGCGTGATTTACACCGATATGGATACCGCGCTCCATGAGTATGAGGATATCGTAAAAAAACACTTTATGAAACTTCTTCCTGCCACTGCACATAAATTCGCGGCGCTTCACGGAGCGGTCTGGTCAGGCGGATCCTTTGTCTATGTGCCAAAAGATGTGGAGGTCCATATGCCGCTGCAATCCTATTTCCGGCTTAATGCGCCGGGAGCCGGGCAGTTTGAACATACTCTGATTATTCTGGAGGAAGGCGCGCGGCTTCATTTCATTGAGGGTTGTTCCGCGCCGCGGTATAACGCTCTGAATCTGCACGCTGGCTGTGTGGAACTTTATGTGGGTGAGAACGCGACGCTTCGGTATTCTACCATTGAAAACTGGTCGAGAAATATGATGAACCTCAATTCAAAGTGCGCGGCAGTGGAAAAAAACGGTGCAATCGAGTGGGTGTCCGGCACATTTGGCTCCCACATCACCATGCTGTATCCCAGCAGTATTTTGCGGGGAGACGGGGCCAGAAGTGAGTTTACGGGGATCACCTTTGCCGCCGCGGGGCAGGAGCTGGATACTGGCACGAAAGTGATTCACGCCGCTCCGAATACTTCATCCACGGTATCGTCAAAATCCATCTCCAAAAGCGGCGGGAAGGCCATCTACCGCAGCGCTGTTACTGTCTTGCCCGAAGCAAAAAACAGCAAGTCCAGCGTAAGCTGCGAATCCCTCATGCTGGACCGGGAGAGCCGCTCCGACACAATTCCTGTGATGGATATACGCAATGACGAAGTGGATATCGGGCACGAAGCAAAGATCGGGCGAATCAGCGAAGAAACTGTTTTTTACCTGATGACACGGGGAATTGGCGAAAATGAAGCTAAGGCGCTGATTGTCCGTGGTTTCGTGGAACCCATAACAAAGGAGCTTCCTTTGGAATACGCCGTGGAAATGAACAGGCTGGTGGCTCTTGAATTTGAGGGCGGCATCGGTTAG
- a CDS encoding MarR family transcriptional regulator, whose translation MECKLIGNLFEVIAMITDEQRIPQIYSESNLLYHAELNLIDTIYDHPHANARMLSEIMGVTQGAITQMTVKLTEKKLIEGYKMPGNKKEKYYRLTAEGKQARLKHQEYHSEANQKLCQYFCSLSDASAKVILDFFEKVKECMPISEFACQSGGSCGRAMERKEE comes from the coding sequence ATGGAATGTAAATTAATTGGTAACTTATTTGAAGTTATAGCTATGATCACGGATGAGCAGAGAATCCCTCAAATATATAGCGAGTCTAATTTGCTTTATCACGCAGAACTGAACCTGATTGACACGATTTATGACCATCCCCATGCAAATGCACGTATGTTATCGGAAATTATGGGCGTTACGCAAGGCGCAATTACTCAGATGACGGTAAAACTGACAGAAAAGAAACTGATTGAAGGATATAAAATGCCCGGGAATAAGAAAGAAAAATATTACAGGCTTACAGCGGAGGGGAAGCAGGCAAGGCTGAAACATCAGGAATACCATAGTGAAGCCAACCAAAAGCTGTGTCAATATTTCTGTTCTCTCAGCGATGCCAGCGCAAAGGTTATTCTGGATTTTTTTGAAAAAGTAAAGGAATGTATGCCTATCAGTGAGTTTGCCTGTCAATCAGGCGGCAGCTGCGGAAGAGCTATGGAAAGGAAGGAGGAATAA
- a CDS encoding PTS sugar transporter subunit IIB, with product MAGKNLSFLVCCANGAGSSLMAQMTLEKVLKKFNIKPSKVHHCALSEGKGSAPQYDVVICAQNFKDMFADAEKKGIKVVGLKNVMSAPEIETKLKEQGIIQEG from the coding sequence ATGGCTGGTAAAAATTTAAGCTTTTTGGTATGTTGCGCAAATGGGGCAGGCTCAAGCCTGATGGCACAGATGACTTTGGAGAAGGTGCTGAAGAAATTTAATATCAAACCGTCAAAGGTTCATCATTGCGCCCTTTCAGAAGGAAAAGGGTCAGCGCCCCAGTATGATGTGGTGATTTGCGCACAGAACTTTAAGGATATGTTTGCAGATGCCGAGAAAAAAGGCATTAAGGTGGTTGGACTTAAGAATGTGATGTCTGCTCCTGAGATTGAAACCAAGTTAAAAGAGCAGGGAATCATTCAGGAAGGTTAA
- the ulaG gene encoding L-ascorbate 6-phosphate lactonase — protein sequence MSKVEEITRESWIMSTFPEWGTWLNEEIENETVEPGTVAMWWLGCTGMWFKTPGGCNITVDLWCGNGKRTHGNGKMAVGHQMANMCGGRKMQPNLRAVPFVLDPFAVKHVDAVLATHYHQDHMSAEYAAHVIQSNITTVDENGKEIPVPFIGPKKSVELWQKWGVPADRCITVVPGDSIRIKDIEIVALDSFDRTCLVTTDSTGPDREELTGTCPMDMDEKAVNYLIKTPGGNIYHSGDSHYSIYFAKHGKDHDIDVAFGSYGENPVGMADKMTSCDILRMAEALRCKVVIPIHYDVWTNFMADVNEIRVLYHMKKDRLDYKFHPFFWEVGGKYVYPRDKDKLAYHHERGFEDCFEAPQNIPFRSLL from the coding sequence ATGAGCAAAGTGGAAGAAATCACAAGGGAAAGCTGGATCATGAGTACGTTTCCTGAATGGGGAACCTGGCTGAATGAAGAGATTGAAAATGAGACAGTGGAACCTGGAACAGTGGCTATGTGGTGGCTGGGCTGTACAGGTATGTGGTTTAAGACACCGGGCGGCTGCAATATTACTGTGGATTTGTGGTGCGGCAACGGAAAGCGTACTCATGGTAACGGAAAAATGGCTGTGGGCCATCAGATGGCAAATATGTGCGGCGGAAGAAAGATGCAGCCTAATTTAAGGGCAGTTCCTTTTGTACTCGATCCGTTTGCCGTTAAACATGTAGACGCGGTTCTGGCAACCCATTACCACCAGGATCATATGAGTGCGGAATATGCAGCCCATGTGATCCAAAGCAACATAACAACAGTGGATGAGAATGGAAAAGAAATACCGGTTCCTTTTATCGGTCCTAAGAAATCCGTTGAGCTGTGGCAGAAATGGGGTGTTCCGGCAGACCGCTGCATTACGGTAGTGCCCGGAGACAGCATCAGGATAAAGGACATTGAAATTGTGGCACTGGATTCCTTTGACAGGACCTGTCTTGTAACAACGGATTCCACCGGCCCGGACCGGGAGGAGCTGACAGGAACGTGTCCTATGGATATGGATGAAAAGGCGGTAAATTATCTGATCAAAACTCCTGGCGGAAATATTTACCACAGCGGCGATTCCCATTACTCCATTTATTTTGCAAAGCATGGAAAGGATCATGACATTGATGTGGCTTTTGGTTCTTATGGAGAAAATCCGGTGGGAATGGCTGATAAGATGACTTCCTGCGATATCCTCCGCATGGCTGAGGCCTTAAGATGTAAGGTGGTAATCCCTATTCATTATGATGTTTGGACCAATTTCATGGCGGATGTGAATGAAATCAGGGTACTATATCATATGAAGAAGGATCGGCTGGATTATAAGTTTCATCCGTTTTTCTGGGAAGTAGGCGGAAAATACGTTTATCCCAGAGATAAGGACAAGCTGGCTTATCACCATGAAAGAGGCTTTGAGGATTGCTTTGAAGCACCTCAGAATATTCCGTTCCGTTCACTTTTGTAA
- a CDS encoding PTS ascorbate transporter subunit IIC, translating to MDILMKVWTFFATNVLQQPAFMIGLIVMIGYILLRKPWYDILAGTLKAIVGYLILMVGSGGLVNNFRPVLVGLKDRFQMDAMVIDPYFGQNAVTAGVGEVFGKGFGDAMILLFIAFIVNILLVRFSKYTKLRALFTTGNVQVQQAATAYWLIMFACPFLLNARVAMLVVMALLLGAYWAVGSNLTIKPCQEVTDGAGFCLAHQQMFGVAISYYLAGRLFGKENKKNSGKEIKKIEDIELPGFMSIFNDNMVCTSILMVIFFGAILCILGRDYLIEGQFMKEGASMFFYVLQTCLYFAVYLAILQLGVRTFVAELTASFQGIADRILPGSVPGVDCAVIFGFGAANAVTLGFLAGFAGQILAIVALILLKSPVLVICGFVPVFFDNATIGVFANEKGGFKAALILPFVSGLCQVFGSALIAGWVGMAAYGGYLGMWDWAVIWPVFTVIMKYLSYIGIGIVLVALLAIPQIQYWKDKKGYFLMTEDYEAYKELKADKE from the coding sequence ATGGATATTTTAATGAAGGTATGGACTTTTTTTGCCACAAACGTATTACAGCAGCCGGCGTTTATGATTGGTCTGATCGTTATGATTGGCTACATCTTACTGAGAAAACCGTGGTATGATATACTTGCAGGAACTTTAAAAGCGATCGTGGGCTATCTGATCTTAATGGTTGGTTCCGGCGGACTGGTCAACAATTTCCGGCCGGTATTGGTAGGCTTAAAGGACAGGTTCCAGATGGATGCCATGGTAATTGACCCTTATTTTGGCCAGAATGCTGTAACAGCAGGCGTAGGGGAAGTGTTTGGAAAAGGCTTTGGCGATGCGATGATCCTGTTGTTCATTGCATTTATCGTCAACATTCTTCTTGTCCGTTTTTCAAAATACACCAAGCTTCGGGCGCTGTTTACCACCGGTAATGTTCAGGTCCAGCAGGCTGCCACAGCATACTGGCTGATCATGTTTGCCTGTCCATTCCTGTTAAATGCAAGAGTTGCCATGCTTGTGGTAATGGCTCTTCTTTTAGGAGCTTACTGGGCAGTAGGTTCTAACCTGACAATCAAGCCATGCCAGGAGGTTACGGATGGAGCCGGTTTTTGTCTGGCCCATCAGCAGATGTTCGGCGTTGCAATCAGCTACTATCTTGCAGGCAGGCTGTTTGGAAAAGAAAACAAGAAAAACAGTGGGAAAGAAATTAAAAAGATTGAAGATATTGAACTGCCTGGCTTTATGTCCATTTTTAACGACAATATGGTATGTACTTCCATCTTAATGGTTATCTTTTTCGGAGCGATCCTCTGTATCCTTGGCAGGGATTACCTGATTGAAGGACAGTTTATGAAAGAGGGAGCCAGCATGTTTTTCTATGTCCTTCAAACCTGCTTATATTTTGCAGTGTACCTGGCAATTCTGCAATTAGGTGTACGTACCTTTGTGGCGGAGCTGACAGCTTCTTTCCAGGGAATTGCAGACAGAATTCTTCCTGGCTCTGTCCCGGGAGTGGACTGTGCCGTAATCTTTGGTTTTGGTGCGGCCAATGCCGTGACTCTGGGATTCTTAGCTGGTTTTGCCGGACAGATTCTGGCCATTGTGGCCCTGATTCTGTTAAAGAGTCCGGTGCTCGTAATATGCGGATTCGTTCCTGTATTCTTTGATAATGCTACCATCGGTGTTTTTGCAAATGAAAAGGGCGGATTTAAAGCTGCTCTGATCCTTCCCTTCGTATCCGGCTTATGCCAGGTATTCGGTTCTGCCTTAATTGCAGGCTGGGTAGGCATGGCAGCCTATGGCGGATACCTGGGAATGTGGGACTGGGCGGTCATATGGCCGGTATTTACCGTTATCATGAAATATTTAAGCTACATTGGTATTGGAATTGTACTGGTTGCACTGCTTGCTATTCCGCAGATCCAGTACTGGAAAGATAAAAAGGGTTATTTCCTTATGACAGAGGATTATGAAGCGTATAAAGAATTAAAGGCAGACAAGGAATAA
- a CDS encoding cysteine desulfurase, whose protein sequence is MRTNYADDFPLLKNSAENGKRLVYLDNAATTQKPAQVIEAVRNYYEQYNANPHRGAYPLSEKATEAYETAREKVAGFIGAGSPEEIVFTKGTTESLNLIAGSYGMDNLQEGDEILISIAEHHSNLIPWQTVAKAKGAKLKYLYTDANGKLTTEEIAAKITARTRIVAVAQVSNVLGIINPIVEIVKKAHEAGAVVVLDAAQGIPHMPVGVQALDVDFLAFSGHKLYAPMGIGVLYAKKEHLINMRPLLLGGGMVDDVSEQTTTYTEGPAKFEGGTQNVEGAVGLHAAIDYLENIGYEQIGRVENELTEYALARLHSVPHVTIYGQENGHDRTGVISFNIDGAHPHDVSTILSADGVAIRSGHHCAHPLMRHMGVNAACRASLCFYNTKDDIDVLIESICKVREVLKLGAK, encoded by the coding sequence ATGCGGACTAACTACGCAGATGATTTTCCACTGCTTAAAAACAGCGCAGAAAACGGAAAAAGATTGGTTTATCTCGATAATGCGGCTACCACCCAAAAGCCTGCGCAGGTGATTGAAGCCGTGAGAAACTATTACGAACAGTACAACGCCAACCCCCACCGCGGGGCATATCCCTTAAGCGAGAAAGCAACGGAAGCTTATGAAACCGCGCGGGAAAAGGTTGCAGGCTTTATAGGTGCGGGAAGTCCGGAGGAAATCGTGTTTACGAAAGGAACCACCGAATCCCTCAATCTTATAGCGGGTTCTTATGGCATGGATAACCTCCAGGAAGGCGATGAAATTTTGATCTCCATTGCGGAACATCACAGCAATTTAATCCCGTGGCAGACCGTGGCAAAAGCAAAAGGCGCTAAGCTTAAATATCTTTACACGGATGCAAACGGGAAGCTGACGACGGAAGAAATTGCCGCAAAAATAACCGCACGGACCAGGATCGTTGCTGTCGCGCAGGTTTCCAACGTATTGGGGATCATTAATCCGATTGTAGAAATCGTCAAAAAGGCGCATGAGGCCGGCGCAGTTGTCGTACTGGACGCGGCACAGGGCATTCCCCATATGCCAGTCGGCGTGCAAGCACTGGATGTGGATTTTCTGGCATTTTCGGGCCATAAGCTGTATGCTCCCATGGGCATTGGCGTATTGTACGCGAAAAAAGAGCATTTGATCAACATGCGCCCATTGCTGTTGGGCGGCGGGATGGTGGACGATGTGAGCGAACAGACCACCACTTACACGGAAGGCCCCGCTAAATTCGAAGGCGGCACGCAAAATGTGGAAGGTGCGGTCGGCCTGCACGCAGCAATTGATTATCTGGAAAATATCGGTTATGAGCAGATTGGGCGGGTTGAAAATGAGCTGACTGAGTATGCACTTGCACGGCTTCATTCCGTTCCGCATGTTACCATTTACGGTCAGGAAAACGGCCATGACCGCACGGGTGTCATTTCCTTTAATATTGACGGAGCACATCCTCATGATGTTTCTACAATCTTAAGCGCAGACGGCGTGGCGATACGTTCAGGGCATCATTGCGCTCATCCGCTTATGCGGCATATGGGCGTGAACGCTGCTTGCCGGGCCAGCTTATGTTTTTACAATACCAAAGACGATATAGACGTTTTGATTGAATCCATATGCAAGGTCAGGGAGGTGTTGAAACTTGGAGCTAAATGA
- a CDS encoding DeoR/GlpR family DNA-binding transcription regulator codes for MKREYALVEERRERILDIVRNSPKVSVNSLAEQCGTSVITARRDLQYLEDRKLLKRCHGGALPIEKGPAEANEILLYRRLIASYAATLVEDNDTLFINTSSTALQILEYIKSRNVTVITNNGKAISSEHGSGVNIILTGGELRYPKEAMVGDLAVRNLQNIYAKKAFMGCSGISVMSGMTTEIMNEVCLNELMIEHTRSELYILADHTKIGKNSSFSSCSIGKVQHLITDEKAPEEILKEFRKAGVQIHQVKKGGF; via the coding sequence ATGAAAAGAGAATATGCCCTTGTGGAGGAAAGAAGAGAGCGTATATTAGATATTGTAAGAAACAGTCCCAAAGTGTCCGTGAACAGTTTGGCAGAGCAATGCGGGACTTCTGTCATAACAGCCCGGAGAGATTTACAGTATCTGGAAGACAGGAAGCTTTTAAAGCGCTGTCATGGCGGTGCCCTTCCCATTGAAAAAGGCCCTGCGGAAGCAAATGAAATATTACTTTACAGACGGCTGATTGCCAGCTATGCTGCAACGTTGGTAGAAGATAATGACACGTTGTTTATTAACACCAGCAGTACTGCCCTGCAGATACTGGAATACATCAAGAGCAGGAACGTCACAGTCATAACCAACAATGGAAAAGCGATTAGCAGTGAACATGGGTCCGGAGTAAATATCATTCTCACCGGCGGCGAGCTTCGCTATCCCAAAGAAGCTATGGTGGGGGATCTTGCGGTAAGGAATCTTCAGAACATATATGCCAAAAAGGCATTTATGGGGTGTTCCGGCATTTCCGTTATGTCCGGAATGACCACCGAGATCATGAACGAGGTATGCTTAAACGAATTAATGATCGAACACACAAGATCCGAACTGTACATCCTGGCCGACCATACAAAAATAGGAAAGAACAGCAGCTTTTCAAGCTGCAGCATAGGTAAAGTTCAGCATTTGATTACTGATGAAAAAGCGCCTGAAGAGATTTTAAAAGAATTCAGGAAGGCTGGAGTGCAGATCCACCAGGTGAAAAAAGGAGGTTTTTAA